TAGGTAATGCTTACCGAGGAGCAAAGCGTTATCAAGATGCTGCCAATGCCTATGGGGTAGCTCTACGCCTAGCTCGTACCAGTCGCGATCGCGTTAACCAACTCCGCGCTATTGATGGCTTAGTCGCGTCCTATCGGCCTTTGGGCAACTACGCCCGTGCTTTGGAGTTACTCGATCAGCGCCTGATTCTGACTCAAGAACAAAGCAACCTCCGTCAACAACTCACCACGTTGCGATCGCTAGCCGAAATTTATCAAGCTGCTGGCAATCGTGAAACAGCTCGCAATTTTTACCAAAGAGCGATCGTCGTGGCACGGGCACTAGAAGATAGCCGCAGTGAGACGTTGCTTCTCGACCAACTCCGCCGCCTTTAGCAAGATGCAAAAGCTTACGATAACCCGACCTGACGACTGGCATCTGCATCTACGCGACGGTGCGGCGCTGAAAGCGGTTCTGCCCCATACAGTGCGTCAGTTTGCCCGTGCGATCATTATGCCGAACTTGAAGCCTCCGGTGCGCTCCGTGGCTGATGCTGCGGCCTATCGCGATCGCATCCTTGCCGCTATTCCGGCGGGCCAACAGTTTGAGCCGCTGATGACACTCTATCTCACGGACAACACCAGCCCCGAAGAAATTATTGCGGCCAAAGCATCTCAGTTTGTCAAAGCGGTCAAGTACTACCCAGCGGGTGCAACGACCAATTCGGACTTGGGTGTGACAGATATTCGTAAGTGCGATCGCGTCTTTGAAGCGATGCAGCAGGTAGACATGCCTTTACTCCTGCATGGGGAAGTGACCGATCAAGATGTTGATATGTTCGATCGCGAGAGAGTATTTATCGAGCGACATTTAATCCCTCTCAAGCAGCGATTCCCTAACTTGCGCGTGGTGCTGGAGCACGTTACCACCTCGGATGCCGTGCAGTATGTCCTGTCTGCTCACAATATTGCTGCAACGATCACGCCACAACATCTGTTATTTAACCGCAACATCCTATTTCAAGGTGGCATTCGCCCCCATTTCTATTGCCTGCCAGTTTTGAAACGGGAGGAGCATCGCTTGGCACTTTTGCAAGCGGCAACCTCAGGCAATCCTAAGTTTTTTCTTGGCACTG
This region of Trichocoleus desertorum NBK24 genomic DNA includes:
- the pyrC gene encoding dihydroorotase, encoding MQKLTITRPDDWHLHLRDGAALKAVLPHTVRQFARAIIMPNLKPPVRSVADAAAYRDRILAAIPAGQQFEPLMTLYLTDNTSPEEIIAAKASQFVKAVKYYPAGATTNSDLGVTDIRKCDRVFEAMQQVDMPLLLHGEVTDQDVDMFDRERVFIERHLIPLKQRFPNLRVVLEHVTTSDAVQYVLSAHNIAATITPQHLLFNRNILFQGGIRPHFYCLPVLKREEHRLALLQAATSGNPKFFLGTDSAPHPRDSKETSCGCAGCYSALHAMELYAEAFESVDALDKLEAFASFYGPDFYQLPRNSEQITLTRTTWRVPDEVPFTESALVPLRAGQEMTWQMV